One Misgurnus anguillicaudatus chromosome 19, ASM2758022v2, whole genome shotgun sequence genomic region harbors:
- the LOC129429219 gene encoding nuclear apoptosis-inducing factor 1-like: MAKASKKRNFTENELEVLLSEVETRKNVLFGSLSSSINNKRKKKEWDSVSDAVNAVGSESGTVNELKKKWSDIKVEVKRRTAAHRQSVGRTGGGTGADELTPFDQRVASIVGDTLISGIVSAYVGDSDTLQDCQEGTTGTTAGTSTGTHSESAPPEQPEPIQPSVSGVSNAPPSAEARPSGRVLTNAVLESQQQIVRAIGEINSHLKNVSDALTEISNSLKELVKK, encoded by the exons ATGGCTAAAGCAAGCAAGAAGCGAAATTTCACTGAAAATGAATTAGAGGTGCTATTATCAGAGGTAGAAAccagaaaaaatgttttatttggaTCTTTGTCCTCTAGcataaataacaaaagaaagaaaaaagagtgGGACAGTGTGTCTGATGCCGTCAACGCGGTGGGATCTGAGAGTGGCACCGTTAATGAATTGAAAAAGAAATGGTCTGACATAAAGGTGGAAGTTAAACGGAGAACTGCTGCGCACCGACAAAGTGTGGGCAGAACAGGCGGTGGTACAGGGGCCGATGAACTTACACCCTTTGATCAAAGAGTTGCCTCTATTGTAGGAGACACGTTAATCTCCGGAATCGTATCCGCTTATGTGGGAGACTCCGATACTTTACAGGACTGCCAGGAAG GAACCACAGGAACAACAGCAGGAACATCCACTGGCACGCACTCAGAGTCCGCACCACCCGAGCAGCCAGAGCCCATTCAGCCCAGCGTCTCCGGTGTCTCTAATGCTCCCCCCAGTGCTGAAGCCCGTCCATCTGGCCGTGTCTTGACGAATGCTGTTCTGGAGTCACAACAGCAAATTGTTAGGGCCATTGGGGAAATTAACAGTCACCTGAAAAATGTCAGTGACGCACTCACAGAAATAAGCAATTCATTAAAGGAATTGGTCAAAAAATAA